A single Vicia villosa cultivar HV-30 ecotype Madison, WI unplaced genomic scaffold, Vvil1.0 ctg.000364F_1_1, whole genome shotgun sequence DNA region contains:
- the LOC131627466 gene encoding uncharacterized protein LOC131627466 isoform X2, translating into MLLILPPSLFPPSPTLKPLLDPTVPAISEDVARIERVPKRSLPIICFRDGSPPLPDALNTSLKLSTVSGINGIDMEQCFPMEKNITMKLTNELVSPGAWYIGVFNGFGDARTQSRMIIRGPSYSFSANISVEACTNSLMSGEFCNITVNPLSCTASDVYNSLKSTVKKPSIENAMTCKSNFETLCAEEGVPNLYYLDITSAVEELTIMAGNIKLNITSSSNASGVSDVKLLCFARHGAVPTNSLYDYSSDLNKSALVIHSPLIGRWYISLLPVNLTKKVGDTHHDGDVKVCYSLESQMLQCPFGKAGPNCTMSSYTLQTVLTRGPTPFESYYLPIGEGASSAKFPLEPLLNNSSKFGETDETWIYFTLDIPHGAAGRNIHVHLSSNTKISYEVYARLGGLPSVDIRDYYYVNKTTKSDQSVFFMLYDSSDKNIDFYLIYAREGTWSFGLRHVTTSGDSLKQKTVMSISLEGCPNQCSSHGDCKPAFDATGLTSYSFCECDRNHGGFDCSIEIVSHKGHILQSIFLIGSNAAALLPAYRSLRQKAFAEWILFTSSGIASGIYHACDVGTWCALNFGVLQFMDFWLSFMAVISTFVYLATIDDVHKRAIHTAVSIFTALIAVTNATRSSNVVYVIVIGVLGLLIGWLIEMSSKYRSSSFSFEVSSNFHQSLLTIKLWLYNLVKALIRRFRWGFILAGLAALIMAGIGWILETSETYWIWHSFWHVAIYTSSFFFLCSKANIGDAENQPLPPRSENYELARQDSFSRE; encoded by the exons ATGCTTCTGATTCTTCCTCCTTCACTGTTTCCACCTTCTCCTACCCTCAAACCACTCTTGGACCCTACGGTTCCAGCTATATCAGAG GATGTTGCAAGAATTGAAAGGGTTCCAAAACGTTCGCTGCCGATAATTTGCTTTAGAGATGGAAGTCCTCCTCTACCTGATGCTTTAAACACATCTCTGAAATTATCAACTGTCTCAG GAATCAATGGTATTGATATGGAACAGTGTTTTCCTATGGAGAAAAATATCACTATGAAGTTAACTAATGAGTTG GTATCTCCAGGTGCTTGGTACATTGGTGTTTTTAATGGCTTTGGAGATGCGAGAACACAATCAAGGATG ATTATTCGAGGTCCGTCGTACTCCTTTAGTGCCAATATAAGTGTGGAAGCTTGCACAAATTCGTTGATGAGTGGGGAGTTCTGTAACATTACTGTCAATCCACTTTCATGCACAGCATCCGACGTCTATAATTCTTTGAAATCTACAGTAAAGAAACCATCGATTGAAAATGCGATGACCTGCAAAAGTAACTTCGAAACTTTGTGTGCCGAGGAAGGTGTACCAAACTTATACTACTTGGATATAACAAGCGCGGTAGAAGAATTGACCATTATGGCCGGAAATATCAAACTCAATATTACATCTTCAAGTAACGCTTCTGGTGTGAGTGATGTTAAGTTATTGTGTTTTGCTCGCCACGGCGCAGTGCCTACAAATAGTTTGTACGATTATTCCAGTGATTTAAATAAATCCGCTCTGGTTATTCATTCTCCACTGATCGGTCGTTGGTACATTAGTCTTTTACCGGTAAATCTTACAAAAAAAGTTGGAGATACTCATCATGACGGTGATGTAAAAGTTTGTTATTCCCTTGAATCACAAATGCTTCAGTGCCCATTTGGAAAAGCTGGACCGAATTGTACAATGAGTAGCTACACACTTCAG ACAGTTCTAACAAGAGGTCCAACCCCGTTTGAATCATATTATTTGCCTATTGGTGAAGGAGCGTCTTCTGCAAAATTTCCTCTTGAGCCACTTTTAAACAACTCATCAAAATTCGGAGAAACTGACGAAACTTGGATTTACTTTACTCTCGACATTCCTCATGGTGCAGCTGGCCGAAATATTCACGTACATCTATCCTCAAATACAAAGATCAGTTACGAAGTTTATGCAAGACTAGGCGGATTGCCATCTGTTGATATCCGGGACTATTATTATGTTAACAAAACAACGAAAAGCGATCAATCCGTGTTTTTCATGCTATATGATTCAAGCgacaaaaatattgatttttacttaatttatgcTAGAGAAGGAACTTGGAGTTTTGGTCTAAGACATGTTACTACTAGCGGTGATTCTTTGAAGCAGAAAACTGTCATGTCTATTTCACTTGAAGGATGTCCAAACCAATGCTCCTCTCATGGAGACTGTAAACCTGCGTTCGATGCTACCGGATTGACGTCATACAG CTTCTGTGAATGTGATCGAAACCATGGTGGCTTTGACTGTAGCATCGAAATTGTATCACATAAAG GGCACATACTTCAATCAATTTTTCTGATTGGATCAAATGCTGCAGCCCTACTTCCTGCATATCGGTCGCTTCGTCAGAAG GCATTTGCAGAATGGATTTTATTCACATCCAGCGGAATTGCAAGTGGAATATATCATGCATGCGACGTAGGCACCTGGTGTGCATTGAACTTCGGCGTTCTACAG TTTATGGACTTCTGGCTCTCTTTCATGGCGGTGATTAGCACTTTCGTATACCTAGCTACCATCGACGACGTACATAAGCGGGCGATCCACACCGCGGTTTCTATCTTTACTGCTCTCATAGCCGTAACTAACGCAACCAG GTCTTCTAATGTTGTCTATGTGATTGTGATCGGGGTTCTTGGTCTTCTTATTGGATGGTTGATAGAAATGTCATCAAAATATAGATCTTCTTCCTTTTCATTCGAAGTCTCTTCAAATTTCCATCAAAG TTTGTTAACTATAAAGCTATGGTTATATAATCTCGTGAAGGCACTTATTAGACGGTTCCGTTGGGGTTTTATATTGGCCGGACTCGCCGCATTAATCATGGCAGGAATAGGCTGGATACTTGAAACAAGTGAGACCTATTGGATCTGGCATAG CTTTTGGCATGTTGCAATATACAcctcttctttctttttcctcTGTTCAAAAGCAAATATTGGTGATGCTGAGAATCAGCCACTGCCACCTAGAAGTGAAAACTATGAACTAGCTCGTCAGGATTCATTTTCAAGAGAGTAA
- the LOC131627466 gene encoding uncharacterized protein LOC131627466 isoform X1, whose amino-acid sequence MLFYSILLSHFTLILVTVFLLFTSSYASDSSSFTVSTFSYPQTTLGPYGSSYIRVDIPPWFSAVSIILTSDVDLDVARIERVPKRSLPIICFRDGSPPLPDALNTSLKLSTVSGINGIDMEQCFPMEKNITMKLTNELVSPGAWYIGVFNGFGDARTQSRMIIRGPSYSFSANISVEACTNSLMSGEFCNITVNPLSCTASDVYNSLKSTVKKPSIENAMTCKSNFETLCAEEGVPNLYYLDITSAVEELTIMAGNIKLNITSSSNASGVSDVKLLCFARHGAVPTNSLYDYSSDLNKSALVIHSPLIGRWYISLLPVNLTKKVGDTHHDGDVKVCYSLESQMLQCPFGKAGPNCTMSSYTLQTVLTRGPTPFESYYLPIGEGASSAKFPLEPLLNNSSKFGETDETWIYFTLDIPHGAAGRNIHVHLSSNTKISYEVYARLGGLPSVDIRDYYYVNKTTKSDQSVFFMLYDSSDKNIDFYLIYAREGTWSFGLRHVTTSGDSLKQKTVMSISLEGCPNQCSSHGDCKPAFDATGLTSYSFCECDRNHGGFDCSIEIVSHKGHILQSIFLIGSNAAALLPAYRSLRQKAFAEWILFTSSGIASGIYHACDVGTWCALNFGVLQFMDFWLSFMAVISTFVYLATIDDVHKRAIHTAVSIFTALIAVTNATRSSNVVYVIVIGVLGLLIGWLIEMSSKYRSSSFSFEVSSNFHQSLLTIKLWLYNLVKALIRRFRWGFILAGLAALIMAGIGWILETSETYWIWHSFWHVAIYTSSFFFLCSKANIGDAENQPLPPRSENYELARQDSFSRE is encoded by the exons ATGCTTTTCTATTCGATTCTCTTGTCTCATTTCACGCTGATTCTTGTCACTGTTTTCTTACTTTTCACTTCTTCATATGCTTCTGATTCTTCCTCCTTCACTGTTTCCACCTTCTCCTACCCTCAAACCACTCTTGGACCCTACGGTTCCAGCTATATCAGAG TTGATATACCGCCATGGTTTTCTGCAGTCTCCATAATATTGACTTCTGATGTAGACCTT GATGTTGCAAGAATTGAAAGGGTTCCAAAACGTTCGCTGCCGATAATTTGCTTTAGAGATGGAAGTCCTCCTCTACCTGATGCTTTAAACACATCTCTGAAATTATCAACTGTCTCAG GAATCAATGGTATTGATATGGAACAGTGTTTTCCTATGGAGAAAAATATCACTATGAAGTTAACTAATGAGTTG GTATCTCCAGGTGCTTGGTACATTGGTGTTTTTAATGGCTTTGGAGATGCGAGAACACAATCAAGGATG ATTATTCGAGGTCCGTCGTACTCCTTTAGTGCCAATATAAGTGTGGAAGCTTGCACAAATTCGTTGATGAGTGGGGAGTTCTGTAACATTACTGTCAATCCACTTTCATGCACAGCATCCGACGTCTATAATTCTTTGAAATCTACAGTAAAGAAACCATCGATTGAAAATGCGATGACCTGCAAAAGTAACTTCGAAACTTTGTGTGCCGAGGAAGGTGTACCAAACTTATACTACTTGGATATAACAAGCGCGGTAGAAGAATTGACCATTATGGCCGGAAATATCAAACTCAATATTACATCTTCAAGTAACGCTTCTGGTGTGAGTGATGTTAAGTTATTGTGTTTTGCTCGCCACGGCGCAGTGCCTACAAATAGTTTGTACGATTATTCCAGTGATTTAAATAAATCCGCTCTGGTTATTCATTCTCCACTGATCGGTCGTTGGTACATTAGTCTTTTACCGGTAAATCTTACAAAAAAAGTTGGAGATACTCATCATGACGGTGATGTAAAAGTTTGTTATTCCCTTGAATCACAAATGCTTCAGTGCCCATTTGGAAAAGCTGGACCGAATTGTACAATGAGTAGCTACACACTTCAG ACAGTTCTAACAAGAGGTCCAACCCCGTTTGAATCATATTATTTGCCTATTGGTGAAGGAGCGTCTTCTGCAAAATTTCCTCTTGAGCCACTTTTAAACAACTCATCAAAATTCGGAGAAACTGACGAAACTTGGATTTACTTTACTCTCGACATTCCTCATGGTGCAGCTGGCCGAAATATTCACGTACATCTATCCTCAAATACAAAGATCAGTTACGAAGTTTATGCAAGACTAGGCGGATTGCCATCTGTTGATATCCGGGACTATTATTATGTTAACAAAACAACGAAAAGCGATCAATCCGTGTTTTTCATGCTATATGATTCAAGCgacaaaaatattgatttttacttaatttatgcTAGAGAAGGAACTTGGAGTTTTGGTCTAAGACATGTTACTACTAGCGGTGATTCTTTGAAGCAGAAAACTGTCATGTCTATTTCACTTGAAGGATGTCCAAACCAATGCTCCTCTCATGGAGACTGTAAACCTGCGTTCGATGCTACCGGATTGACGTCATACAG CTTCTGTGAATGTGATCGAAACCATGGTGGCTTTGACTGTAGCATCGAAATTGTATCACATAAAG GGCACATACTTCAATCAATTTTTCTGATTGGATCAAATGCTGCAGCCCTACTTCCTGCATATCGGTCGCTTCGTCAGAAG GCATTTGCAGAATGGATTTTATTCACATCCAGCGGAATTGCAAGTGGAATATATCATGCATGCGACGTAGGCACCTGGTGTGCATTGAACTTCGGCGTTCTACAG TTTATGGACTTCTGGCTCTCTTTCATGGCGGTGATTAGCACTTTCGTATACCTAGCTACCATCGACGACGTACATAAGCGGGCGATCCACACCGCGGTTTCTATCTTTACTGCTCTCATAGCCGTAACTAACGCAACCAG GTCTTCTAATGTTGTCTATGTGATTGTGATCGGGGTTCTTGGTCTTCTTATTGGATGGTTGATAGAAATGTCATCAAAATATAGATCTTCTTCCTTTTCATTCGAAGTCTCTTCAAATTTCCATCAAAG TTTGTTAACTATAAAGCTATGGTTATATAATCTCGTGAAGGCACTTATTAGACGGTTCCGTTGGGGTTTTATATTGGCCGGACTCGCCGCATTAATCATGGCAGGAATAGGCTGGATACTTGAAACAAGTGAGACCTATTGGATCTGGCATAG CTTTTGGCATGTTGCAATATACAcctcttctttctttttcctcTGTTCAAAAGCAAATATTGGTGATGCTGAGAATCAGCCACTGCCACCTAGAAGTGAAAACTATGAACTAGCTCGTCAGGATTCATTTTCAAGAGAGTAA